From the Primulina tabacum isolate GXHZ01 chromosome 15, ASM2559414v2, whole genome shotgun sequence genome, one window contains:
- the LOC142527533 gene encoding ras-related protein RABB1c, protein MSYAYLFKYIIIGDTGVGKSCLLLQFTDKRFQPVHDLTIGVEFGARMITIDSKPIKLQIWDTAGQESFRSITRSYYRGAAGALLVYDITRRETFNHLASWLEDARQHANPNMTVILIGSKCDLAHRRAVSTEEGEQFAKEHGLLFMEASAKTAQNVEEAFIKTAATIYKKIQDGVFDVSNESFGIKVGYGGIPGPSGGRDGSSSQAGGCCG, encoded by the exons ATGTCTTACGCATATCTTTTCAAGTATATAATTATAGGCGATACGG GAGTGGGAAAATCATGTCTTCTTCTTCAATTTACTGACAAGCGGTTCCAGCCGGTGCATGACTTAACTATTGGAGTTGAGTTTGGAGCGAGGATGATTACTATTGACTCTAAGCCCATCAAGCTTCAAATATGGGACACG GCTGGACAGGAGTCCTTTAGATCCATCACAAGGTCTTACTACAGAGGAGCTGCTGGTGCTCTATTGGTCTATGATATCACCAG GAGGGAAACATTTAATCACTTGGCTAGCTGGCTAGAAGATGCAAGACAGCATGCAAATCCTAACATGACAGTAATTTTGATAGGAAGCAAGTGTGATCTTGCTCACAGAAGGGCTGTTAGCACTGAAGAAGGAGAACAGTTTGCAAAAGAACATGGATTGCTTTTCATGGAAGCATCTGCAAAAACTGCTCAAAACGTCGAGGAG GCGTTTATAAAAACAGCTGCAACAATATATAAGAAAATCCAAGATGGGGTTTTTGACGTGTCAAACGAG TCTTTTGGAATAAAAGTTGGTTATGGTGGAATACCTGGCCCATCTGGTGGGAGGGATGGTTCTTCATCTCAAGCTGGAGGTTGCTGCGGCTGA
- the LOC142527951 gene encoding E3 ubiquitin-protein ligase RGLG3-like has translation MGAKPSSNGSTRRHDSFSRGSRSSSSPRHAHAESYFSSEYDRATEFQKKYLRIHDDYNSLEQVTQALVDSGLESSNLIVAIDFTKSNEWTGKKSFNGKSLHHLGDDLNPYEHAISIIGRTLSTFDEDNLIPCFGFGDVTTHDRDVFSFYPNHRPCYGFEEALNRYRELVGDIKLAGPTSFGPIIETAIGIVDDSGGQYHVLLIIADGQVTRSVDTGVGQFSPQESSTTDAIVKASMYPLSIIVVGVGDGPWDTMKEFDDNIPARAFDNIQFVNFTKIMSKDIPLTQREAEFALWALMEIPSQYKATLELQLLGKRRGNITKDPLPPPTTNYRQQYASLYPPTTSSSSRTASTAYCPPSPSTMNCPVCYGNKWDVALGCGHTVCYECSTDLHWCPVCSMEITNRIRLSSS, from the exons ATGGGTGCAAAACCATCCAGCAATGGCAGCACAAGACGCCATGATTCGTTCAGCCGTGGATCTCGTTCGAGCTCTTCTCCCCGTCATGCTCATGCAGAAAGCTACTTTAGTTCTGAATATGACAGAGCAACCGAGTTTCAAAAAAAGTATCTGAGAATTCACGACGACTATAATTCTCTCGAACAG GTGACACAAGCTCTTGTTGATTCCGGTCTCGAATCCTCTAATCTCATCGTTGCCATTGACTTCACGAAAAGCAATGAATGGACGGGGAAGAAGTCTTTCAACGGGAAGAGTCTGCATCACCTTGGGGATGACTTAAATCCATACGAGCATGCCATCTCCATTATTGGAAGGACTCTTTCGACTTTTGATGAGGATAATCTCATTCCTTGTTTCGGCTTTGGTGACG TAACTACCCACGATCGAGATGTGTTCAGCTTTTATCCAAACCATCGGCCCTGCTATGGATTCGAGGAGGCGTTGAATCGATACAGAGAGCTTGTAGGAGACATTAAGTTAGCAG GACCAACATCATTTGGCCCGATAATCGAAACCGCAATCGGAATAGTTGATGACAGTGGTGGTCAGTATCATGTACTTTTGATCATAGCTGACGGGCAGGTGACACGAAGTGTTGACACCGGAGTGGGGCAGTTTAGTCCTCAAGAGAGCAGCACAACCGATGCGATTGTGAAAGCAAG CATGTACCCGTTGTCGATAATCGTGGTTGGAGTTGGAGACGGGCCATGGGACACAATGAAGGAGTTCGACGACAACATTCCAGCCAGAGCCTTTGATAATATTCAG TTTGTTAATTTTACAAAAATCATGTCGAAAGACATCCCGTTAACTCAGCGGGAAGCAGAGTTTGCCCTGTGGGCATTAATGGAAATCCCCTCACAATACAAGGCAACACTGGAGCTTCAATTATTGGG CAAGAGGAGAGGTAATATCACAAAAGATCCATTGCCTCCTCCAACAACAAACTATAGGCAACAGTATGCTTCCCTGTATCCCCCCACGACGAGCAGCTCCTCTCGAACAGCTTCCACGGCTTACTGTCCCCCGTCCCCCAGTACCATG AACTGCCCGGTTTGCTACGGGAACAAATGGGATGTCGCACTCGGATGTGGACATACG GTATGCTATGAGTGTAGCACTGATCTTCACTGGTGCCCCGTTTGCTCGATGGAGATAACCAATAGAATCAGACTCTCATCCAGCTGA